AGGTATGGAGCTCACGGACAACATCCTGTGGCTGCTCAAGCAGGCGTTCTACTTCTCGCTGACGACGGTGAACGAGGCGGTGAGCGAACACGGCGTGAGCACCGCGCAGATCGGCGTGCTGCGTCAGCTGTCAAACGAGCCTGGCTTGTCGGGCGCCGAACTCGCCCGCCGGTTGCTGATCAGCCCGCAGGGCGTCCAGCTCGCGCTGACGGCGCTGGAGCGGCGCAATCTCGTTGAGCGCAAGCAGGACCCGCAACACGGGCGGATTCTGCAGGCCTTCCTGACCGACCAGGGCCGCAAGGTCGCGGGCACGGTGGTCAACGACGCGATCGCCGCGCACGAGAAGGTGTTCGGCGTGCTGAGCAAAGCCGAGCAGAAGACGTTACGCGAA
Above is a window of Mycolicibacterium baixiangningiae DNA encoding:
- a CDS encoding MarR family winged helix-turn-helix transcriptional regulator, whose translation is MELTDNILWLLKQAFYFSLTTVNEAVSEHGVSTAQIGVLRQLSNEPGLSGAELARRLLISPQGVQLALTALERRNLVERKQDPQHGRILQAFLTDQGRKVAGTVVNDAIAAHEKVFGVLSKAEQKTLRELLARVVEQGTGHELHADHVEG